Genomic segment of Thermoanaerobacterium sp. PSU-2:
TGTTGAAAGCAGGGGCCCATAACACTAATGACTTGACGATGTCTTTGCGCTCATTTGCAATAATCGCAGCTATCGCACCACCCATGCTAAGTCCTAATATTCCTATATTATCAACATCTGTAGCCGGGTGATTTTTGACAAATTCTAAGATATGCCTTGCATCTTCTACTTCACCGCTGAATGTCATATCCATAAAATCTCCGTCACTTTCTCCAGAACCATAAAAATCAAATCTGACGCTGCCAATGCCTACCTTCTCCAGCTCTCTCGACAATTTTACAAATATGAAATGGGACTCTACTTTGTTGCCAGTAAAGCCGTGAAATATAGCTACCATTGGTACTTTTCCGCTTGCACTATCAGGAATGTGCATCATACCTCTCAATGTCTTAGATCCATACGTAAGCTCAACTGACTTTTGCATAATATCACCTCTCTTTTTTCTAAATTATACCATAAATTATATAAAATTTAAAATTTCATCAATGCTTACAATGTTAACTTCATTGCAAAACAAATCACTTTCAGCACATACAGCCATTTTATAGTCATCATCTACGCAAAACTGTTTAAAATGATATTTGTTATCTTTCTCGCTTAAAAGCTTAATTTCATCGCCAATCTTTATGGTGAAAGAACTTAACGGTATATGAAGCCCCACTCCTAACATCTTTACATAGCTTTCCTTTAAAGTCCAAAGAGTAAAAAAATAGTCTCTTTTATCCGGTGCCCTCAACATGTCTTCAAACTCATCACAGGAAAAAAACCGTTTAGCCACATTCAAGTTGACATCTCTAATTTTTTCAATGTCTAAGCCAAGGTTTTTTCTATCAACGGCTACAGATACCCATTGGCATGAATGGGATA
This window contains:
- a CDS encoding alpha/beta hydrolase, whose amino-acid sequence is MQKSVELTYGSKTLRGMMHIPDSASGKVPMVAIFHGFTGNKVESHFIFVKLSRELEKVGIGSVRFDFYGSGESDGDFMDMTFSGEVEDARHILEFVKNHPATDVDNIGILGLSMGGAIAAIIANERKDIVKSLVLWAPAFNMRDIIILQSQSEAGNLLSQHGFVDIGGLALGKGFVSDIIDIDIFQSARGYDKDVLIIHGTKDEAVPYTVSEEILKTVYKEKGHRVSIDGSDHTFNRLDWEKRAIDESVAFLKEKLS
- a CDS encoding 4'-phosphopantetheinyl transferase superfamily protein, whose amino-acid sequence is MVDVYAVKVTRDIEEYEYSKLLAFVSEEKRRRISKIKKREDAVRTLLANVMLKIILIEKFGLNNEDIVIYNNEYGKPFLKDKSIFFSISHSCQWVSVAVDRKNLGLDIEKIRDVNLNVAKRFFSCDEFEDMLRAPDKRDYFFTLWTLKESYVKMLGVGLHIPLSSFTIKIGDEIKLLSEKDNKYHFKQFCVDDDYKMAVCAESDLFCNEVNIVSIDEILNFI